The following coding sequences are from one Streptococcus sp. NPS 308 window:
- a CDS encoding AI-2E family transporter, with the protein MEHKEKHFSLSWFFKWFLDNKAITVFLVTLLLGLNIFILSKISFIFLPVLDFLGVVMLPVILSGLLYYLLNPIVDWMEKHKINRVLAISIVFVIIGIFIIWGLAVAIPNLQRQVLNFAKNVPSYLEDADRVINDLVTKRLPDDFRPQLEQVLANVSSEATMWASKISSQAVNWASAFISSVSQVIVAVIIVPFMLFYLLRDGKGLRDYLTKFIPNKLKEPVGEVLSDVNKQLSNYVRGQVTVAIIVAIMFIIFFKIIGLRYAVTLGVTAGILNLVPYLGSFLAMLPALVLGLIAGPVMLLKVVIVFIVEQTIEGRFVSPLILGSQLNIHPINVLFVLLTSGSMFGIWGVLLGIPVYASAKVVISAIFNWYKKVSGLYEEEGEEIKSEQ; encoded by the coding sequence TAAGATTAGTTTTATTTTTTTACCCGTTTTAGACTTTTTAGGGGTTGTCATGTTGCCAGTTATTTTATCTGGTTTACTTTATTACCTCCTCAATCCGATTGTTGACTGGATGGAGAAGCACAAAATTAATCGTGTGCTTGCTATCAGTATTGTTTTTGTCATTATTGGAATTTTTATCATTTGGGGGCTGGCAGTCGCTATTCCAAATCTCCAACGCCAGGTCTTAAATTTTGCAAAGAATGTGCCTAGCTATCTCGAAGATGCTGACCGTGTTATCAATGATCTTGTAACCAAACGCTTGCCAGATGATTTTAGACCACAGTTGGAGCAAGTTCTTGCTAATGTTTCTAGTGAGGCGACCATGTGGGCGAGCAAAATCTCTTCTCAAGCTGTTAACTGGGCTAGCGCCTTTATCAGTAGCGTTTCCCAAGTTATTGTAGCGGTTATTATCGTACCCTTCATGCTCTTTTATCTTTTGAGAGATGGGAAAGGCTTGCGAGATTACCTAACTAAATTCATCCCAAACAAGTTAAAAGAACCTGTAGGTGAAGTCCTATCAGATGTCAATAAACAACTGTCAAACTATGTTAGAGGACAGGTTACAGTAGCTATTATTGTAGCCATCATGTTTATTATCTTCTTTAAGATTATCGGTCTACGCTACGCTGTCACTCTAGGTGTAACGGCAGGTATTCTCAATCTAGTCCCTTATCTAGGTAGTTTTCTCGCCATGCTTCCTGCCCTTGTTTTAGGTTTAATAGCCGGACCTGTCATGCTATTGAAAGTTGTGATAGTCTTTATCGTAGAACAAACGATTGAAGGTCGCTTCGTTTCACCTCTTATTCTAGGTAGTCAACTCAATATTCATCCTATCAATGTTCTCTTTGTTCTCCTAACTTCAGGTTCTATGTTTGGTATTTGGGGAGTCTTGCTGGGAATCCCTGTCTATGCCTCTGCTAAGGTGGTTATCTCTGCTATCTTTAACTGGTACAAAAAGGTCAGCGGTTTGTATGAAGAAGAAGGGGAGGAAATCAAGAGTGAACAATAG
- a CDS encoding tetratricopeptide repeat protein — translation MNNSQRMLQALDEQDLSKADQYFRKALETDSTEVLYELANYLEGIGFYPQAKEIYLKIVTEFPEVNLNLASIASEDGNVEEAFAYLEEISPDSDWYVSALALKADLYQLEGLTDVAREKLLEALNYSDDALLVFGLAELDSELGNYQEAIQGYAQLDNRYIYEQTGLSTYQRIGYAYAQLGKFEAATEFLEKALELEYDDQTAFELASLYFDQEEYQKSVLYFKQIDTISPNFEGYEYGYSQALHKEHQVEEALRIVKQGLEKNPFETRLLLAASQFSYELHDAKAAEDFLLIAKEDAEDLEEIFLRLATIYMEQERFEDIIALQSQEPENLLTKWMIARSYQEIEDLDKAYEFYQELSSDLKDNPEFLEQYTYLLRELGYFEEAKMQAEAYLKLIPDDVQMQELIETL, via the coding sequence GTGAACAATAGTCAACGCATGCTCCAGGCTTTGGATGAACAGGATTTAAGTAAAGCAGATCAGTATTTTCGTAAAGCACTTGAAACTGATTCGACCGAAGTTCTCTATGAATTAGCAAATTATCTTGAGGGAATTGGCTTTTATCCACAAGCCAAGGAAATCTATCTAAAAATTGTGACAGAATTTCCAGAAGTGAATCTAAACCTAGCAAGCATTGCTAGCGAGGATGGCAATGTTGAGGAAGCCTTTGCCTATCTTGAGGAAATCTCACCAGATAGTGATTGGTATGTATCGGCCTTGGCCTTGAAGGCAGACCTCTATCAGTTGGAAGGATTGACAGATGTAGCACGCGAAAAGTTACTGGAAGCCTTAAATTACTCAGATGATGCCTTATTAGTTTTTGGTTTGGCTGAGTTGGATAGCGAGTTAGGAAACTATCAGGAAGCCATTCAAGGCTACGCTCAGTTGGACAACCGCTATATTTACGAACAAACGGGCTTATCAACCTACCAACGAATCGGCTACGCATATGCTCAGTTAGGCAAGTTTGAAGCAGCTACAGAATTTTTAGAAAAGGCTCTAGAGTTAGAATACGATGACCAAACCGCTTTTGAACTGGCCAGTCTATACTTTGATCAAGAAGAGTATCAAAAATCTGTTCTTTACTTTAAGCAGATTGATACCATTTCACCTAATTTTGAAGGATATGAGTATGGTTATAGTCAAGCCTTGCACAAGGAACATCAGGTGGAAGAAGCCCTTCGTATCGTTAAACAGGGTTTGGAGAAAAATCCATTTGAAACTCGGCTCTTGTTAGCGGCTTCTCAGTTTTCTTATGAATTGCATGATGCTAAGGCAGCGGAGGACTTTCTCCTTATTGCAAAAGAAGATGCAGAAGATCTTGAGGAGATTTTCCTTCGACTCGCAACCATTTATATGGAACAAGAGCGATTTGAGGATATTATCGCTCTTCAAAGTCAAGAACCCGAAAACCTTCTGACCAAGTGGATGATTGCCCGTTCTTATCAGGAAATCGAGGATTTAGATAAGGCTTATGAGTTCTATCAAGAATTGTCATCTGACCTCAAGGACAATCCAGAGTTTCTGGAGCAATATACTTATCTTTTGCGTGAATTGGGTTATTTCGAAGAAGCTAAGATGCAAGCAGAAGCATATTTAAAACTGATTCCAGATGATGTTCAGATGCAAGAACTCATAGAAACGCTTTAA
- a CDS encoding amino acid ABC transporter permease, with translation MSYIFEILPSLLNGASMTLQVFALVLIFSIPLGIIIAFALQIHCKPLHYLINIYIWVMRGTPLLLQLIFIYYVLPSIGIRLDRLPAAVIAFVLNYAAYFAEIFRGGIETIPKGQYEAAKVLKFSPVATVRYIILPQVTKIVLPSVFNEIMSLVKDTSLVYALGISDLILASRTAANRDASLVPMFLAGAIYLIMIGLVTIVAKKLEKKYSYYR, from the coding sequence ATGTCTTATATATTCGAGATTTTACCAAGTTTATTGAACGGTGCAAGTATGACTCTTCAAGTCTTTGCTCTGGTCTTAATCTTTTCAATTCCTTTAGGGATTATCATCGCTTTTGCCTTGCAAATCCATTGTAAACCCCTCCATTATCTGATTAATATCTATATATGGGTGATGCGAGGCACTCCCTTGCTCTTGCAATTAATCTTTATCTACTATGTGTTGCCTAGTATTGGCATTCGTTTGGATCGTCTTCCTGCAGCTGTTATCGCCTTTGTGCTCAACTATGCTGCCTACTTTGCAGAAATCTTTCGTGGAGGTATTGAGACTATTCCGAAAGGACAGTACGAGGCTGCAAAAGTGTTGAAGTTTAGTCCAGTTGCGACAGTTCGCTATATCATACTTCCTCAGGTGACAAAGATCGTCTTACCGAGTGTTTTTAATGAAATCATGAGTTTGGTCAAGGATACTTCTTTGGTCTATGCTTTGGGGATTTCAGATTTGATTTTGGCTAGTCGGACAGCAGCCAATCGGGACGCCAGTCTTGTTCCTATGTTTTTAGCTGGAGCGATTTATTTAATTATGATTGGTCTTGTAACCATTGTAGCGAAAAAACTTGAGAAGAAGTACAGTT